A segment of the Streptomyces sp. L2 genome:
AGGTCACGATCCAGAAGGCCTACAGCGACTACGTCGTCAAGAACAACGCCTCCCAGGCCCACCTGATCGTCGGCGACAAGGTCACCGTCCGCCAGCTCCTGTACGGTCTGATGCTGCCGTCCGGCTGCGACGCCGCCTACGCGCTCGCCGACAAGTACGGCACCGGCACCACCCGCGCCAAGCGCGTCGCCAACTTCATCGGCAAGATGAACGCCGCTGCCAAGAGCCTCGGCCTGAAGAACACCCACTTCGACTCCTTCGACGGCATCGGCAACGGCTCCAACTACTCGACGCCGAAGGACCTGACGAAGATCGCCAGCAGCGCGATGAAGAGCGCCACGTTCCGCTCGATCGTCAAGACCAAGAAGTACACGGCCAGGACGATCACCAAGACCGGCGGCACCCGCGTCATGTCGCCGTGGACCAACACCAACGGTCTGCTCAGCAGCTACAGCGGCACCATCGGCGTCAAGACCGGCTCCGGCCCCGAGGCCAAGTACTGCCTGGTCTTCGCCGCCACCCGGCACGGCAAGACCGTCATCGGCACCGTCCTCGCCTCCTCCTCCATCGCCCAGCGCGAGTCGGACGCGAAGAAGCTGATGAACTACGGCTTCGCCAAGCTCGGCTGACACCACCACGGATCCCTTCCGGGGCCCGCCGCACTCCAGCGGCGGGCCCCCGGCACGCCACCCGGCCGCCCCGGACCAAGAGCCGTGCACGGCAGGCGCCGCGTGCGCCCTAGGCTGTCCCCGACATGGACGACACTCAGGGCAGCAGCGGTACCGAGCCGCCGTGGGAGACCGCCGCCCCACTCGTCCGGGCCGCACAGGCCGGCGACGCCCTCGCCATGGACGAACTGCTCGCCCTGGTGACGCCGTACGTGACCCGGCTCTGCCGGCCCATCGCCCCGCACGAGGCCGCCGACGCCGTCCAGGAATCCCTCGTGGCGGTCTTCAAAGGCCTGCGCGGCCTGCGCGACCCCCTGGCCCTCTACGGCTGGGTCCGCACCGTCACCGTCCGGGAGGCCGTACGCGTCGCCCGGCGCACGGCCACCGAGGAGCCGGCCGACCCCGCCGACCTGGCCCGCCTCACCGGCCTGCACACGGACGCCGGCACCGAACTCCCCGCCGACGTACGCGACGTCCTCGCCCGGCTGCCCGTCCAGCACCGCGCGGTCCTGGTCCTGCGCGAGCTGGAAGACCTCGATGAGGCCGCCGTCGCCGACCTGCTCGGCGTGCCCACCGGAACCGTCAAGTCCCGGCTGCACCGGGCCCGTTCCTCCTTCCGTAAGGCGTGGTCACGATGAATGCCGATCCCCTGCTGCGCCTGCGGGTGCTGGCCGCCGGCCTGCACGCCGGGCTGTACGCCGAGGAGCACATCGCCCTGCCGTACGAGCGCGTCTGGGCCGTGGCCTCCGACCTGTCCGGCGAACTACCCCATCTCATCCCCTTCCTCCGTGAGTTCCGCGTCCCGCCCGGCGACGCCGACCGCGTGCCGGCCCTCGCCGTGGGCCGTTCCGGCGTGCGTGCCCCCTTCGAGGTACGGCTCGCCCCCGGCTGGTGCCTCATGCAGTCCCGGCTGATCGTCGGCGGCATGGCGGCGGTCCCCGAGGGCGACGGCACCCGCTTCGCCGTCCTCGGCGCGACCCGCCCCGCCCCACTGCGCCCGGCCCAGTGGCTCTACGGCCGTGTGCTCGGCGAACGGCGCGGCCGGGCGTTCGTCCACCGGGTCACCGAGCGGGCGGCGTCACGCTGATCTCGGAGGCCGCGACTCCGAGGAACCGAAGAGTTCCCTCAGCGCGTCGGCGACCTCCCCCGGCCGCTCCTGCGGCAGGAAGTGCCCGGCGCCGGGCACCACCCGCACGGTCAGGTCGTCGGTATACGCCTCACCACCATCCAGCAGGGCCGGCGGTATGACGTTGTCCCGTTCCCCGCCGAGCAGCAGGGTCGGCACGGTCAGCCGCTGCCGCCGGTGGGTGCCCCGCAGGAGCGCCGGGATGTCGCGGAGCACGTACTGCCAGAACATGGCCTGTCCGGCAGCGGCACTCTCCCGGGTCGCGGCGGCGTACTCCGCGAGTTCCGTCTCCTCCCACACCGCCGGGTCGGCGACCTGGTGCCGCAGCAGGAACCGGGTGAACGCCGGCCAGTGCCTCAGCACGGCCCGCCCCAGCACCGGATACTCGACGAACGCCGTGTACCACATGCGCCACAGGTTCGGCAGCACCACCCGGTGCCGCGGCCACGGGTGGGACATGTTCAGCGCGAGGTATCCGGTGAACCGCTCCGGCGCCCGCAGACACAGCCGGAAGCCCAGGTGTCCGCCCCAGTCGTGCCCGACGAGCCCGACCCGCTCCAGCCCGAGCGCGTCCAGCAGCGCGAGGGCGTCGTCGGCCAGCGCGTCCATGTCGTAGCCCCGCGCCGTCCCCTCCGACCAGCCGAACCCCCGGAGGTCCGGGCAGACGAGCCGGTACTCCCCCGCCACCAGTTCAGCGGCCCGGTGCCAGGCGTACCAGTGCTGGGGGAAGCCGTGCAGCATCAGCAGCGGGGTGCCGGTGCCGTACTCCGCGATGTGCAGTCGAGCGCCCCGTATCTCCTTCCAGTCGTGCCTGACGCCCGTGTCCCCGGGCATGAGCCGCTCGGACGGCGGCACAGTGCGCGATGCCATGGGTGGGCCCCTCTCGGTCCGCCGCGGTCCCCCGTCGGGTCCGCGTCGCCGGGCCAGGAGCGGGGCTCCGTGCGAAAGGTTCCCTCGTTTCCCTCCTTTTCTCTTCTCGTCCGGAGCGGCGCGCGCTCGTCCACCGATCCCTACGGGAGCCGGTCGTAGGTCCTGAAGGTGTACGAGGCGTCGTAGGACAGCAGGTTCCCGGTCGCCGCCGGCAGGCCGAGCCGTCTGGCCAGCGCACGGGTCAGGGGACCGCAGTGTTCGGGGGCGGGGGCGGTGAAGGTGTCGTCGTACGCCGAGAACTCGATGACCGGGGGATCCTGGGACACCCACTTCGAGGGTCCTGACCGCTTCGCCTGGAAGTCGACCGGCTCGCCCCCTCCTATCAGGCAACTCTGCGGCAGCAGGGGGCTGAGGAGCCGGAAGCGCAGGCTGAGCTGCCCGGTGTAGAAGTCGGACCGTCCGCCGTACTCCGGCTGTATCGCCAGCCGCAGAGCCGGGACACGGTCTCCCGCGCGTGTTCCGGTCAGCCCTCCCGGCACGGCCGCCGGCGCGCTGTGCATCCCGCCCCACACCTGGCCGTTGCTGCCGTCCGGCATGGGCCCCTCGGCATGCGTCATGGTGAGCGGGGCGAGCGTCACCCTCACCTTGCCCAGGGTCAGCTCGGGCGCGGCCGTGTGCACTTCACATCTCCAGCGGGCCGGGTCCACCCCCTCGGGCAGTGGCGGGCAGTCACCGAACTGGGACGCGGATCCGGCGGCGGGCCGGGCGGTGACGGCCGGCGCGGCGGACGCGGTACCCGACGCCCACACCCCGGTCGCGCACGCCATGAGCGCGGCACCGGCGACGGCGACGGCACGGCGGCCAAGAGAGGAACGGTCAAGAACGGCAGTGGATTTCGACATGTCACCAGCGTGCCGTCCGAGCACCAGCGGCCACATCGGTGACTCCCCCGGCTCACCCCCGAGACCACCCTGACGTGCCGTCAGGGTCCTACCCCTGACGGCGGTTGGCAGGGCTCTCACGCAGGGAAGTTGGGGCCAATGGCGGTGGAGTCGGGTGAATCAGGAAATCTTCACTCGCATGCGTGAATATCATCTTTGCAGCTGGCATATTCGATTTTCTCCGCTCTACGTTCCGCAGCGGAGGTGGTTCACATGAACGAACCCAGCAAGCAACCCAATTCAGCCGAGCGGTACGAGGCGATCGACGTCAGCGACTTCGTGTACGCGGCCACCGGGGCCCGGGTCCGGAGGCTGACCATGCCGGACGGGGCTCACTGGTTTCCGGCGGTGGATGTGTGCAAGGAACTTGGGCACACAAACTCTCGACAGGCTCTCGCGGATCATGTTCCCGGGCCGCACCGAGAGATTCTCGAGACCGTAACTGGAGCTTACGGTCTCAGCATTCCCGCAGGTAGAGAGTGGCGCCGAGACCTGAATGTCATCTCTCTGCAAGGTCTCATCCTGCTCGTCAACGCGTGCACCAAACCCGCGTGCGCGCCCTTCAAGCAGTGGGTCGCCGAAGTCATCGAGACCGTTCAGCGCGAGGGTTCCTACTCGCTGGACGAGGCCGAGGTGCAGTCCCCCGACCCGACCGCGCCCATCGCGTACGCCATGCCGGAGCAGGTCGCCGAGGCCATCGTCCGGCTGGAGGCGCACAACCTTCAGGTCGACGAGGACCTTGCGGTCGCACAGCGTGAATCGCTCGCCGTACAGAAGGAACTGCTGTCCACGCAGCAGGAATCACTCACCATTCAGCGGGAGACACTGACCGTTCAGAAGGACTCCCTCGCGCTTCAGCAGGCCTCGCTAGCGGTTCAGCAGGCCGCGTTGGTCGCTCAGGAGGCCATGGCTCGGGCCATGGCACGGATCGCCGACCGGCTCGACTCGTTCGTGGTGGCGCCGCCGGCTCCGGCGGCTCGGCCGGAGGGGCGGCCCGCCAAGCCCACCACCGAGTCCGTGCTGGCCGACTGGCGGCGGCGGTTGTCGGTGACCGAGGACGTGTGGACGGTGGCCGTGGTGATCGCCCCGGTGCTGGTCGAGCGGGGTGAGCTGCGCGAGCCGCTGGAGTCGATCGCGGCCCGGACCGGTCTCACGGTGCACCGGGTCAACGAATGTCTCCGGCTGCTGCACAAGCACGCCTGCATCCGCTCACGGGGCGGGGCGGAGGACGGGGCTCCGGTGTATGTGCTCAACCTGAGCTGAGACAAGGAAAAAGGGCGGCCGCAAGACGAATTTGCGGCCGCCCTTTCACGTGTCAGAGATTACCGGTCCACGGCCCTCACGCCCAGGTGATCAGCCTCTTCGGCTGCTCAAGGATCGCCGCCACGTCCGCCAGCACCTTGGAACCCAGTTCGCCGTCGACCAGGCGGTGGTCGAAGCTCAGGGCCAGCGTGGTGACCTGACGGGGCTTGATCTTGCCCTTGTGGACCCACGGCTGGAGCTTGATCGCACCGACCGCGAGGATCGCCGACTCGCCGGGGTTGAGGATCGGCGTACCGGTGTCGACGCCGAAGACGCCGACGTTGGTGATCGTCACCGTGCCGCCCTGCATGGCGGCGGGGGACGTCTTGCCGTCGCGGGCCGTCGCCACCAGTTCACCCAGGGCCTCCGCGAGCTGCGGGAGCGTCTTGGCGTGCGCGTCCTTGATGTTCGGCACGATCAGCCCCCGCGGGGTGGCCGCGGCGATGCCCAGGTTG
Coding sequences within it:
- a CDS encoding alpha/beta hydrolase, which gives rise to MASRTVPPSERLMPGDTGVRHDWKEIRGARLHIAEYGTGTPLLMLHGFPQHWYAWHRAAELVAGEYRLVCPDLRGFGWSEGTARGYDMDALADDALALLDALGLERVGLVGHDWGGHLGFRLCLRAPERFTGYLALNMSHPWPRHRVVLPNLWRMWYTAFVEYPVLGRAVLRHWPAFTRFLLRHQVADPAVWEETELAEYAAATRESAAAGQAMFWQYVLRDIPALLRGTHRRQRLTVPTLLLGGERDNVIPPALLDGGEAYTDDLTVRVVPGAGHFLPQERPGEVADALRELFGSSESRPPRSA
- a CDS encoding Bro-N domain-containing protein → MNEPSKQPNSAERYEAIDVSDFVYAATGARVRRLTMPDGAHWFPAVDVCKELGHTNSRQALADHVPGPHREILETVTGAYGLSIPAGREWRRDLNVISLQGLILLVNACTKPACAPFKQWVAEVIETVQREGSYSLDEAEVQSPDPTAPIAYAMPEQVAEAIVRLEAHNLQVDEDLAVAQRESLAVQKELLSTQQESLTIQRETLTVQKDSLALQQASLAVQQAALVAQEAMARAMARIADRLDSFVVAPPAPAARPEGRPAKPTTESVLADWRRRLSVTEDVWTVAVVIAPVLVERGELREPLESIAARTGLTVHRVNECLRLLHKHACIRSRGGAEDGAPVYVLNLS
- a CDS encoding RNA polymerase sigma factor, coding for MDDTQGSSGTEPPWETAAPLVRAAQAGDALAMDELLALVTPYVTRLCRPIAPHEAADAVQESLVAVFKGLRGLRDPLALYGWVRTVTVREAVRVARRTATEEPADPADLARLTGLHTDAGTELPADVRDVLARLPVQHRAVLVLRELEDLDEAAVADLLGVPTGTVKSRLHRARSSFRKAWSR
- a CDS encoding D-alanyl-D-alanine carboxypeptidase; protein product: MITGIKGTRLRRAAAVAVTSGALVATGALTAAPAQAVAAPSIVAKGGYIMNNANAKSLFSKAADTKRSTGSTTKIMTAKVVLAQPHLNLDSKVTIQKAYSDYVVKNNASQAHLIVGDKVTVRQLLYGLMLPSGCDAAYALADKYGTGTTRAKRVANFIGKMNAAAKSLGLKNTHFDSFDGIGNGSNYSTPKDLTKIASSAMKSATFRSIVKTKKYTARTITKTGGTRVMSPWTNTNGLLSSYSGTIGVKTGSGPEAKYCLVFAATRHGKTVIGTVLASSSIAQRESDAKKLMNYGFAKLG